A single genomic interval of Candidatus Sulfotelmatobacter sp. harbors:
- a CDS encoding beta-propeller fold lactonase family protein has protein sequence MTNSADNNEVIAYKRAADGSLHGRHSFSTGGRGSGGLTDPLASQGSLTLTQDRFHLLAVNAGSGDISVFRVVGPTLSLVGKTPSGGSEPVAVAQHGKLVYVVNAGGTSNVVGFRLDANGLTQIPDSIAYLSTASSGASSLAFSPDGESLLVTEKVTNVIDAFHVQTDGRLASIVVNPSAGPGVFSVVFAPNGAVLAAETGPAGATNASAISSYALAPSGTLSAISASVPTLGAATCWNVVTPDGHFVYTSNSGTSTISGFSIGASGSLTALPGTVVGTLPSGSTNLDIAITADGKYLYTLDAGTGTIDTFGINSDGSLTNLGNAGGLSADAALNGIAAI, from the coding sequence ATGACGAACTCCGCTGACAATAATGAAGTAATCGCTTACAAACGCGCTGCCGACGGCTCATTGCACGGACGTCACAGCTTCTCCACCGGCGGCCGTGGCAGCGGAGGCCTGACCGATCCGTTGGCATCCCAGGGTTCGCTCACTCTCACCCAGGATCGCTTTCACTTATTGGCCGTCAACGCCGGCAGCGGGGACATTTCGGTTTTTCGCGTAGTTGGACCAACCCTCTCTCTGGTTGGAAAGACTCCTTCGGGCGGCAGCGAGCCGGTTGCGGTCGCGCAACACGGAAAGCTGGTCTACGTGGTAAACGCCGGAGGTACCAGCAATGTCGTTGGTTTCCGCTTGGATGCGAATGGTCTCACGCAGATACCAGACTCCATCGCTTATTTGTCCACTGCCAGTTCCGGAGCGTCTTCGTTGGCGTTCAGCCCGGATGGCGAATCCTTGCTGGTGACGGAAAAAGTCACGAATGTAATCGATGCCTTCCATGTGCAGACCGACGGCAGGCTCGCTTCCATCGTTGTGAACCCAAGCGCCGGCCCTGGAGTGTTCTCGGTCGTCTTCGCTCCCAATGGAGCGGTACTGGCTGCTGAAACTGGCCCCGCTGGTGCCACGAATGCGTCGGCCATTTCGTCCTACGCGCTCGCGCCCAGCGGAACTCTCTCCGCCATCAGCGCGAGCGTGCCTACGCTCGGTGCTGCCACGTGCTGGAACGTAGTTACTCCTGACGGTCATTTCGTCTATACCTCGAACTCAGGCACCTCGACCATCTCCGGATTCTCCATCGGCGCTAGTGGCTCCTTAACTGCGCTGCCCGGGACGGTTGTGGGCACGCTGCCCTCTGGCAGCACTAACCTTGACATTGCCATCACCGCCGACGGCAAATATCTCTACACTCTCGACGCCGGAACCGGCACGATCGACACCTTCGGCATCAATTCCGATGGCAGCCTCACCAATCTTGGCAATGCCGGTGGGCTTTCCGCGGATGCGGCGCTCAACGGCATAGCAGCAATCTGA
- the fdnG gene encoding formate dehydrogenase-N subunit alpha has translation MTNGWIDIKNTDMMLIMGGNPAENHPCGFKWAIEAKIHRNAKTIVVDPRLTRTAATADMYVQIRAGADIAFLGGVINYAIQNGRIAHDYLVNYTNAAFIIKDGFKLPEDGLYSGFDAEKKTYDKATWNYEEGGDLTGKPVMPTPAGQQPPAPHANAGGGEGAVKQEGQGYQGASPAGAKGGTAPAPTLPPKTAFDLSLQHPRCVFQLLKKQYERYTPEMVERITGIPKDEFLKAADLYTSVRKDGDMNKVSTIIYAVGWTQHSFGTQIIRTAAMLQLLMGNVGRAGGGVNALRGHSNIQGATDMAGIFDNLPGYLKMPNPADVDLATYVKRITPTASKPDPWDSFNYWSNTSKFTVSFLKAMYGTAATKENDFAFNYLPKIDRNYSWVNIWNDMYEGKVKGLFAFGMNGVMIGPDSEKNINALKKADWLVVCEIYPDETSEFWRAPGISTEDMKQINTTVYRLPGAGFAEKDGTFVNSARWLQWKNVALPPPGQARLDQEILATIFLKTRELYKKDGGKFPDPVLNASFAYTDPYNPSLSEVAKELNGKAIGDITDPKTNQTIKAGQQLPGFAWLKDDGTTLSGNWLYCGSWTEAGALTQRRGTEDPSGLGVYPNWAWSWPMNRRVLYNRASCDTEGKPWDPSRRQVWWDENKKTWAGVDVPDFKPDSAPKDHMGPFIMNPEGVGRLFVPLSAMADGPFPEFYEPIESPIANPLHPNQSTNPVVKKYKTDMDKYGTVEQGYNVICTTYRLTEHYHYWTKNNPMNVQLVPEPFVEVPAELADKMGITGGERVKVTSARSHYIAKAMVTRRIRPMKIDGKDMFQIGIPIHWGFRGIAEDEGKTAKTLANQLTPTVIDPNAFTPEFKGFLVKIEKA, from the coding sequence ATGACCAATGGTTGGATCGACATCAAGAACACCGACATGATGTTGATCATGGGCGGCAATCCCGCCGAGAACCATCCGTGCGGCTTCAAGTGGGCGATTGAAGCCAAGATTCACCGCAATGCAAAAACGATCGTCGTCGACCCCCGGCTCACGCGGACTGCCGCGACGGCGGATATGTACGTACAGATTCGTGCGGGCGCGGATATTGCATTCCTCGGCGGCGTGATTAACTACGCCATTCAGAACGGCCGCATCGCCCACGACTATCTGGTCAACTACACCAACGCGGCGTTCATTATTAAAGACGGTTTCAAACTGCCGGAGGACGGCTTGTATTCCGGCTTCGACGCCGAGAAAAAAACATACGACAAGGCGACGTGGAATTACGAAGAAGGCGGAGACCTGACGGGCAAACCGGTCATGCCCACTCCCGCGGGGCAACAACCACCGGCCCCGCACGCTAACGCCGGCGGCGGCGAGGGCGCGGTCAAACAAGAAGGACAGGGCTATCAAGGCGCGAGTCCGGCAGGAGCGAAGGGCGGAACCGCTCCTGCTCCCACTTTGCCGCCGAAAACTGCGTTCGATCTTTCGTTGCAGCACCCGCGCTGCGTTTTTCAATTATTGAAAAAGCAGTACGAGCGGTACACCCCGGAAATGGTGGAGCGCATTACGGGGATTCCAAAAGACGAGTTTCTCAAGGCAGCCGACCTTTACACTTCTGTGCGCAAAGACGGCGACATGAACAAAGTTTCGACCATCATTTATGCGGTGGGCTGGACGCAGCATAGTTTCGGCACGCAGATCATTCGCACCGCCGCCATGCTGCAATTGCTGATGGGAAACGTGGGACGTGCGGGCGGCGGGGTGAATGCATTGCGCGGGCATTCCAACATTCAGGGCGCCACCGATATGGCCGGCATCTTCGACAATCTGCCCGGCTATTTGAAGATGCCCAATCCCGCCGATGTGGATCTTGCGACGTATGTAAAGCGGATCACACCGACGGCCTCGAAGCCCGATCCCTGGGATTCGTTCAACTACTGGTCGAACACGTCGAAGTTTACCGTGTCGTTCCTCAAAGCGATGTACGGGACGGCGGCGACCAAGGAGAACGATTTCGCGTTCAACTATTTGCCGAAGATCGATCGCAACTATTCCTGGGTCAACATCTGGAACGACATGTATGAAGGCAAAGTGAAAGGCCTGTTTGCCTTTGGCATGAACGGCGTCATGATTGGCCCAGATTCGGAAAAGAATATTAACGCGTTGAAGAAGGCGGACTGGCTGGTGGTTTGCGAAATCTATCCCGACGAGACCAGCGAATTCTGGCGCGCTCCGGGCATTTCGACCGAGGATATGAAGCAGATCAACACCACCGTGTATCGGCTTCCGGGCGCGGGTTTCGCGGAGAAGGACGGGACGTTCGTCAATTCGGCGCGCTGGTTGCAGTGGAAGAATGTTGCGCTGCCGCCGCCCGGACAGGCGCGACTTGACCAGGAAATTCTGGCGACGATCTTTTTGAAGACTCGCGAGCTGTATAAGAAAGACGGCGGAAAATTCCCAGACCCGGTTCTGAATGCATCGTTTGCCTACACAGATCCTTACAATCCGTCGCTCTCGGAGGTCGCGAAAGAACTCAACGGGAAGGCGATCGGCGACATCACTGACCCCAAGACGAATCAAACCATCAAAGCCGGACAGCAACTTCCCGGCTTTGCGTGGCTCAAAGACGACGGCACGACGCTCTCGGGCAACTGGCTGTATTGCGGATCGTGGACTGAGGCGGGCGCGCTGACGCAGCGTCGCGGCACTGAAGATCCATCGGGACTCGGCGTGTATCCAAACTGGGCGTGGTCGTGGCCCATGAATCGGCGTGTGCTTTACAACCGCGCGTCGTGCGATACCGAAGGCAAGCCCTGGGACCCGTCGCGACGCCAGGTTTGGTGGGATGAGAATAAGAAAACGTGGGCCGGAGTCGACGTGCCCGACTTTAAACCCGATTCTGCGCCCAAGGATCACATGGGTCCGTTCATCATGAATCCCGAAGGCGTGGGCCGGCTGTTCGTGCCGCTGAGCGCAATGGCGGACGGACCGTTCCCCGAATTTTATGAGCCGATCGAGAGCCCGATCGCAAATCCGCTGCATCCGAACCAGTCCACGAATCCCGTAGTGAAGAAGTACAAGACCGACATGGACAAGTACGGCACGGTGGAGCAGGGCTACAACGTGATCTGCACCACTTACCGGTTAACCGAGCATTACCACTACTGGACCAAGAATAATCCGATGAACGTGCAACTGGTGCCGGAACCGTTTGTGGAGGTGCCGGCGGAGTTGGCTGACAAGATGGGCATCACCGGAGGGGAGCGCGTAAAAGTGACGAGCGCGCGCAGCCACTACATTGCGAAAGCGATGGTCACGCGACGCATTCGTCCGATGAAGATCGATGGCAAAGATATGTTTCAGATCGGCATTCCGATTCATTGGGGATTCCGCGGCATTGCCGAGGATGAAGGCAAGACGGCGAAAACGCTGGCGAATCAGTTGACGCCGACGGTGATCGATCCGAATGCGTTCACGCCGGAGTTTAAGGGATTTTTGGTGAAGATTGAGAAAGCGTAG
- the fdxH gene encoding formate dehydrogenase subunit beta: MSDRKTLQVRQISGHSGTPPGFDTQRDAEVCKLIDTTICIGCKACEVACVEWNDMPFSPTTFDNTYQTMPATRWNFWNLIKFNEHQREDGTIQWLMRKDQCMHCADPGCLRACPADGAIVQYTNGIVDFQQENCIGCEFCVSGCPYDIPKFNPATKKVYKCTLCSDRVGASLEPACIKACPTGCLKFGTKDDMKFIAEERSKQLRDNFGFKDAGVYDPQSIGGTHVIYVLHDAENPERYGGLTKNPVIPWSYTVWKWLFKPVLGAFAMFGLLGVLLHYITVGPRVPQPEPPLKPQPPKKEGSDVQRS, encoded by the coding sequence ATGAGCGATCGCAAGACACTTCAGGTCCGGCAGATCTCGGGGCACTCCGGGACTCCGCCCGGCTTCGACACGCAGCGCGATGCGGAAGTGTGCAAGCTGATCGATACCACGATCTGCATCGGCTGCAAGGCTTGCGAGGTCGCTTGCGTCGAGTGGAACGACATGCCGTTCAGTCCGACCACGTTCGACAATACCTATCAGACGATGCCGGCGACGCGCTGGAATTTCTGGAATCTGATCAAGTTCAACGAGCACCAGCGTGAGGACGGGACCATTCAGTGGCTCATGCGCAAGGACCAGTGCATGCACTGCGCCGACCCGGGCTGCCTGCGCGCCTGTCCGGCGGACGGCGCCATTGTGCAATATACCAACGGCATTGTCGACTTCCAGCAGGAGAACTGCATCGGGTGCGAGTTCTGCGTTTCGGGATGTCCGTACGACATTCCCAAATTCAATCCCGCGACGAAAAAAGTTTACAAGTGCACGCTGTGCTCCGACCGCGTCGGCGCCAGCCTGGAGCCGGCCTGCATCAAGGCTTGCCCGACGGGATGCCTGAAGTTTGGCACCAAGGACGACATGAAGTTCATCGCGGAGGAGCGATCCAAGCAACTGCGCGACAATTTCGGATTCAAAGATGCGGGCGTGTATGATCCGCAGTCGATCGGCGGCACCCATGTTATTTACGTGCTGCATGACGCGGAGAATCCCGAGCGTTACGGCGGACTGACAAAGAATCCGGTGATCCCGTGGAGCTATACGGTTTGGAAATGGCTATTCAAGCCTGTGCTGGGCGCGTTTGCCATGTTTGGCCTGCTAGGAGTTCTGCTGCACTACATCACCGTGGGTCCGCGCGTGCCGCAACCTGAGCCGCCGCTGAAGCCCCAGCCGCCGAAGAAGGAGGGCTCCGATGTCCAGCGTAGTTGA
- a CDS encoding formate dehydrogenase subunit gamma — MSSVVERFDDKARDAFDRIGQNEIHVGELQRHRVYTRFLHWMVALFFFLALFSGFGIYLPWLFRWFTPIFGGGPMARALHPWFGLGFVTFFGLQTLNWIAPMKWTPADTRWMRNLKNTVGGNEKMEPPDTGFFNGGQKAQFWEIVAGSVIYLITGIILWAGARTFGRWAVAVSYVLHDISAIVMLGGIFIHIYLSTIGEPGTFQAMIRGAVSEAWAWTFHPAWYKEVTGRDPAQACEEARQHGRFEGR, encoded by the coding sequence ATGTCCAGCGTAGTTGAACGCTTTGACGACAAGGCGCGCGATGCCTTCGACCGCATCGGGCAGAATGAGATCCATGTCGGCGAGTTGCAACGCCATCGCGTCTATACGCGCTTTCTGCACTGGATGGTTGCTCTATTCTTTTTTCTGGCATTGTTCTCTGGCTTCGGCATTTATCTTCCGTGGCTCTTCCGCTGGTTCACGCCGATCTTCGGTGGCGGGCCGATGGCTCGCGCTCTGCATCCCTGGTTCGGATTGGGATTCGTGACTTTCTTTGGACTGCAAACACTGAACTGGATCGCGCCGATGAAGTGGACTCCTGCGGACACGCGCTGGATGCGTAACCTGAAAAACACGGTCGGCGGCAACGAAAAAATGGAACCGCCCGACACGGGCTTCTTCAACGGCGGCCAAAAGGCGCAATTCTGGGAGATCGTCGCGGGCTCTGTGATTTATCTGATAACGGGAATTATTCTTTGGGCCGGGGCGCGCACGTTCGGGCGCTGGGCCGTTGCCGTCAGCTACGTTCTTCACGATATCTCCGCGATCGTGATGCTGGGCGGAATCTTTATTCATATTTATCTCAGCACCATCGGCGAGCCCGGAACTTTTCAGGCGATGATTCGCGGCGCGGTCAGCGAGGCCTGGGCGTGGACGTTCCATCCGGCTTGGTACAAAGAGGTGACGGGGCGCGATCCTGCGCAGGCCTGTGAGGAGGCGCGACAGCATGGGCGGTTCGAGGGCAGGTAG
- a CDS encoding LacI family DNA-binding transcriptional regulator → MSDKKAVSLRDVAERVGLAPCSVSAVLNNTPASWAIPQRTKERVFRAAGELNYRPNLWARSLRTRRTRLVAAITADIGRPSVARVVAGVQKQLHRRGYLLALESFDCASEWNTIPAQLHQRGIEGVIAIDSILPQEMELPVASVEVEYMALPQPLDDEMQAWLSELGESAADTVMRQIEKDNAPRRMKVLPKLPSSSFELPGGRLNMDVPERA, encoded by the coding sequence TTGTCCGACAAAAAAGCTGTGAGCCTGCGAGATGTCGCCGAACGAGTTGGGCTTGCTCCGTGTTCCGTATCGGCCGTGCTGAACAACACGCCTGCGTCGTGGGCGATTCCGCAGCGCACGAAGGAGCGAGTCTTCCGCGCTGCCGGCGAGTTGAACTATCGCCCGAACCTGTGGGCGCGATCGCTGCGCACCCGGCGCACCCGACTGGTGGCCGCCATCACCGCGGATATTGGGCGGCCGTCGGTGGCGCGTGTCGTGGCGGGAGTACAGAAACAGTTGCATCGGCGCGGCTATCTGCTGGCCCTGGAATCGTTCGACTGCGCTTCCGAGTGGAATACGATTCCAGCTCAGCTCCACCAGCGCGGGATCGAAGGAGTCATCGCCATCGACTCGATTCTGCCGCAGGAAATGGAATTACCCGTCGCTTCGGTTGAAGTGGAATATATGGCGCTTCCGCAACCGTTAGACGATGAGATGCAGGCGTGGCTTTCGGAATTGGGCGAGTCCGCGGCCGATACCGTTATGCGTCAGATTGAAAAGGACAATGCTCCGCGCCGGATGAAGGTGCTTCCGAAGCTTCCCAGTTCGTCCTTCGAGTTGCCAGGTGGGAGGCTGAATATGGATGTTCCGGAGCGGGCCTGA
- a CDS encoding glycosyltransferase, translating to MKFTTEKSTTEKYSSEEQRSSASPQTAGSQSEIDARVSAGPETAAAETAEREVRDAEVSEGAARPAPPTGSGSDTSGGQSRRLPASVLTPPPPAPSPHLDDYEKIIGQAQLDDLRFLARDLKGKSIKMVNSTAVGGGVAEMLNRLVPLLSELEVPTHWDVITGGNDFFEVTKAFHNALHGTRYELTKAAQEIFLMYNEQNRERLQFAEDLIVIHDPQPVGLIRSHDRTPANWVWRCHIDLSNPDEQVWEFLRPFVEQFDAAIFSSQSFARQLPIPQYLFYPCIDPLSEKNKDLPDAVVQRICDDFGIDRSRPIVTQVSRFDRLKDPVGVVQAYKLAKKYVDCQLVLAGGGASDDPEGAAVLQEVKDVAGNDPDIIILDLPPWCALEINAIQRASTIVVQKSLKEGFGLTVTEALWKGKPTIAGAVGGIPNQVIHKLTGVLVHSVEGCAFQIRYLLTHPDFAKRIGTAGREHVKENFLMTTNVKRWLLLFRILERAKSRRGARRP from the coding sequence ATGAAGTTTACGACCGAGAAGTCTACGACCGAGAAGTATTCAAGTGAAGAACAGCGCTCCAGCGCTTCCCCGCAAACCGCTGGCTCACAGTCTGAAATCGATGCTCGCGTGTCCGCCGGCCCAGAAACCGCTGCCGCAGAAACGGCAGAAAGGGAAGTTCGCGACGCCGAGGTTTCGGAAGGCGCCGCTCGCCCTGCGCCCCCGACGGGATCGGGAAGCGACACGAGCGGCGGACAGAGCCGTCGCCTGCCCGCCAGCGTGCTCACCCCGCCGCCCCCGGCGCCCTCGCCGCATTTGGACGACTACGAGAAAATCATTGGTCAGGCTCAGTTAGACGATTTGCGTTTTCTCGCCCGCGATCTGAAAGGCAAGTCGATCAAGATGGTCAACTCCACCGCGGTGGGAGGAGGCGTGGCCGAGATGCTGAATCGCCTGGTTCCCTTGCTCTCCGAGTTGGAAGTCCCCACGCACTGGGACGTGATTACCGGCGGCAACGATTTCTTCGAGGTCACCAAAGCCTTTCACAACGCTCTGCATGGCACCCGCTACGAGCTGACCAAGGCTGCGCAGGAAATATTTCTGATGTACAACGAGCAGAATCGCGAACGCCTCCAGTTCGCCGAAGATTTGATCGTGATTCACGATCCCCAGCCCGTCGGCCTGATCCGCTCCCACGACAGGACTCCAGCCAACTGGGTGTGGCGTTGTCACATTGACTTGTCGAATCCCGATGAGCAGGTGTGGGAATTTCTGCGGCCGTTTGTGGAGCAATTCGACGCCGCGATTTTTTCTTCGCAGTCGTTCGCGCGCCAACTGCCGATTCCGCAATATCTGTTTTATCCCTGCATCGATCCGCTGTCGGAAAAAAACAAAGACCTGCCCGACGCCGTGGTCCAGAGAATATGCGACGATTTTGGCATTGACCGCTCCCGTCCCATCGTGACTCAGGTATCGCGATTCGACCGATTGAAAGATCCCGTCGGCGTCGTACAGGCTTATAAACTTGCCAAGAAGTACGTGGACTGCCAGTTGGTTCTGGCTGGCGGCGGCGCATCCGACGATCCCGAAGGCGCGGCCGTTTTGCAGGAAGTAAAAGACGTCGCCGGGAACGACCCCGACATTATCATTCTCGACCTTCCGCCTTGGTGCGCGCTCGAAATCAATGCCATTCAGCGCGCCTCTACCATCGTGGTGCAGAAGTCACTTAAAGAAGGCTTTGGCCTCACCGTCACCGAAGCATTGTGGAAAGGAAAGCCGACAATCGCGGGCGCCGTAGGCGGCATTCCGAACCAGGTCATTCACAAACTGACTGGGGTTCTGGTGCACTCGGTGGAGGGCTGCGCGTTTCAGATTCGCTATCTGCTGACGCACCCGGATTTCGCCAAACGCATTGGCACCGCGGGGAGGGAGCACGTCAAGGAGAATTTCCTGATGACCACCAACGTAAAGCGCTGGCTGCTGCTCTTTCGAATATTAGAGCGTGCCAAGTCGCGCCGCGGAGCACGGCGCCCGTAG
- a CDS encoding DUF5752 family protein, with protein MRKPNKPFYFNTSEHLLRIGRQKATNLAELWQALQTCPDDSIFQHTFRTLQEHHFIRQGFSNDFAHWAISACNEPVLAEQLASVDVREYTDIEGLRRRMVGIVDEFLQQHPRSGDKTAHEPFFFCASDLVVLPTPFAPDTVSGFLEGLRKVSVHSIHHHFIEARLRLHSMTNDFSQWLEEEVGLERPAQSIERIDIYTNTMEGVRQQIANIVEQNLN; from the coding sequence ATGCGCAAACCGAACAAGCCCTTTTATTTCAATACCTCGGAGCACCTGCTGCGAATTGGGCGGCAGAAGGCAACCAACCTGGCCGAGTTGTGGCAGGCGCTGCAAACCTGCCCCGATGATTCGATCTTCCAGCACACTTTTCGCACCCTCCAGGAACATCATTTCATCCGGCAGGGATTCTCCAACGACTTCGCGCACTGGGCGATTTCGGCCTGCAACGAGCCCGTGCTGGCGGAACAACTGGCCAGCGTGGATGTGCGCGAATATACCGACATCGAGGGTTTGCGCCGACGTATGGTCGGCATCGTGGATGAATTCTTGCAGCAGCATCCGCGGTCGGGCGATAAGACGGCGCACGAGCCGTTCTTTTTCTGCGCCTCTGACCTGGTCGTGCTGCCCACGCCCTTTGCACCCGACACGGTTTCCGGATTCCTCGAGGGCCTTCGGAAAGTCAGCGTGCATTCGATTCATCACCATTTCATTGAAGCTCGCCTGCGCCTGCATTCCATGACCAACGATTTCTCCCAATGGCTTGAAGAGGAAGTTGGTTTGGAGCGGCCCGCACAATCGATTGAGCGCATCGATATTTACACCAATACGATGGAAGGCGTGCGCCAGCAGATTGCCAACATCGTCGAACAGAATCTGAACTAG
- a CDS encoding trehalose-6-phosphate synthase, which produces MRLLSARLIVSLIVGVTLVSLCTSYYQVLGLNRGLKKDLQRRAEVLGDSLARNVERDLERDAPHTLQKTVQQFANREHLAGLAVYDPHGHPIAVTTTLEPLMASAPAVVQQSLKDDHDESEFLRMGTASIHIYAMPLHRGDDLIGSLAIVHDSGYIRQQSLTIWRETFLSALAHVVLIVLITLLIVRWSIAGPIARTAHWMKALRTGRGAVRIKVPDLELFRPLAREVATFAESLNTARSAAELEARLRETSQSMWTADRLAVHLSSRLEDSRLFVVSNREPYMHIRRGKQIAVSQPASGVVTAIEPVLRACDGTWIAHGSGDADLETVDAQDRLLVPPDDPRYILRRVWLNKDEEEGYYYGFANEGLWPLCHIAHARPLFRASDWKYYEQVNRKFADALLEEMENVSRPVVLVQDYHFALLPRMIKQSRPDARVAIFWHIPWPNPEAFAICPWQRELIDGLLGADLIGFHIQAHCTNFLQTVDRIVESRIDWEHFSVQRLDHQTTVRPYPISVEAAEAADSPGQESAYEERAALLKSLGVEAALMGIGVDRMDYTKGILERFLAVERLLEKYPRYQGVFTFVQIGAPTRTHIKRYHDLQAEVEAEADRINWRFQADQWKPIVLLNRQHSHGEIAPYYRAADLCLVTSLHDGMNLVAKEFVATRQDERGVLILSCFTGAARELRDALQVNPYDIDQTAEAIRAALEMPAEEKQMRMQRMRRQVRENNVFRWAGSLIGDLCDVRLDVPEGGNNQSRASASVG; this is translated from the coding sequence ATGCGATTGCTAAGCGCGCGACTCATCGTCTCTCTCATCGTCGGCGTCACGCTGGTATCGCTCTGCACGTCCTATTACCAAGTTCTGGGATTGAACCGCGGATTAAAAAAAGACCTGCAACGCCGGGCCGAAGTCCTGGGAGACAGCCTGGCACGAAATGTGGAACGCGATCTGGAGCGCGACGCCCCCCACACGCTGCAAAAAACGGTGCAGCAGTTCGCCAACCGCGAACATCTGGCCGGGCTCGCCGTATACGATCCGCACGGCCACCCCATTGCTGTCACTACCACCCTTGAGCCGCTAATGGCCAGCGCCCCGGCGGTCGTGCAGCAATCGCTCAAGGACGACCACGATGAGAGCGAATTTCTGCGGATGGGAACCGCCTCTATTCACATCTACGCCATGCCCCTGCATCGCGGCGATGACCTCATCGGCAGCCTGGCGATTGTTCACGATTCCGGCTACATCCGGCAGCAGAGCCTCACCATTTGGCGGGAAACGTTCCTGAGCGCGCTGGCGCACGTCGTTCTTATTGTTCTGATTACCTTGCTGATTGTGCGCTGGAGCATCGCCGGACCGATTGCGCGAACGGCTCACTGGATGAAGGCTTTGCGTACGGGACGGGGCGCGGTGCGAATCAAGGTGCCCGATCTTGAATTATTTCGTCCCCTGGCGCGGGAGGTGGCGACCTTTGCCGAGAGCCTGAACACTGCCCGCTCCGCCGCCGAACTGGAAGCCCGCCTGCGAGAGACGAGCCAATCCATGTGGACGGCGGACCGTCTGGCGGTGCACTTGAGTTCTCGCCTGGAAGATAGCCGGCTGTTCGTGGTCTCGAACCGCGAACCTTATATGCACATACGGCGCGGGAAACAGATCGCGGTCAGCCAACCGGCAAGCGGCGTGGTCACCGCCATCGAGCCCGTCCTGCGCGCCTGCGATGGAACCTGGATCGCGCACGGATCGGGCGACGCCGATCTTGAAACGGTGGATGCGCAGGACCGCCTGCTGGTCCCCCCGGACGATCCGCGCTATATCCTGCGCCGCGTCTGGCTGAACAAAGACGAAGAAGAAGGATATTACTACGGCTTTGCGAATGAAGGGTTGTGGCCGTTGTGCCATATCGCGCACGCTCGCCCACTCTTCCGGGCCAGCGACTGGAAGTATTACGAGCAAGTGAACCGGAAATTCGCCGACGCATTGCTGGAGGAGATGGAGAACGTCAGCCGGCCGGTGGTGCTGGTGCAGGATTATCACTTTGCGCTGCTGCCGCGCATGATCAAGCAAAGTCGGCCCGACGCGCGGGTTGCCATCTTCTGGCACATCCCGTGGCCGAATCCTGAGGCCTTCGCGATCTGTCCCTGGCAGCGGGAACTGATCGACGGATTGCTGGGGGCGGACCTGATCGGCTTTCATATTCAGGCGCACTGCACCAATTTTCTCCAGACGGTCGACCGCATCGTCGAATCGCGCATCGACTGGGAGCACTTCTCGGTGCAGCGTCTCGACCATCAAACCACCGTGCGTCCTTATCCAATCAGCGTGGAAGCGGCGGAAGCGGCGGATTCTCCGGGCCAGGAGTCGGCTTATGAGGAGCGCGCGGCGCTGCTGAAGAGTCTCGGGGTCGAGGCCGCGCTCATGGGTATTGGCGTAGACCGCATGGACTATACCAAGGGAATTCTCGAGCGATTTCTGGCTGTGGAACGGTTACTTGAAAAGTATCCGCGCTACCAGGGCGTGTTTACCTTCGTGCAGATTGGCGCGCCCACGCGCACGCACATCAAGCGCTATCACGACCTTCAGGCCGAAGTGGAGGCCGAGGCCGACCGCATTAACTGGCGATTCCAGGCCGATCAGTGGAAGCCCATCGTCCTGCTGAACCGGCAGCACAGTCACGGTGAGATCGCACCGTATTATCGCGCCGCCGACTTGTGTCTGGTCACTTCGCTGCACGATGGCATGAACCTGGTGGCCAAGGAATTTGTTGCGACGCGACAGGATGAGCGCGGCGTCCTGATTCTCAGTTGCTTCACCGGCGCTGCCCGAGAGTTGCGCGACGCGCTGCAAGTGAATCCCTACGATATCGATCAGACTGCGGAGGCGATTCGCGCGGCCCTCGAAATGCCAGCCGAAGAAAAGCAGATGCGCATGCAGCGCATGCGCAGGCAGGTGCGCGAGAACAACGTGTTTCGCTGGGCCGGCAGCCTGATTGGCGATCTTTGTGACGTGCGCCTGGATGTGCCCGAAGGAGGGAACAACCAATCGCGGGCGAGCGCCTCCGTGGGCTAA